Below is a window of Malania oleifera isolate guangnan ecotype guangnan chromosome 1, ASM2987363v1, whole genome shotgun sequence DNA.
tctaagcACCTGTAGTTCCATCCATATAATGGAATCGAtaccaaaatagaaaaaaaaaaaaaaaaaaatcaccatcAAACATCAGTGAAAATTAAGATTTCCTCACAAGGTTGTATACGTCTCCTCAAACACAATATAAAGTACAACTGAATGATTTCAACACAAGGGGACGCCTGAATATTTCCATGATTCCTCTTCTGGACAAATAGGAGGCTACTGCTAGTGCAGCAATTGGACAGGCCCAAGCCACATAAGCTTGAATGCACGCGAAAAGTATAATAGTCTAATTCAGAaagtcaaatgaattttctgtTCCTTCAACGTTTATTTGTTTTGTCATCTGCAAGCGCAAAAAAGCTTTTTCCTGTTATGATCCAAATCACAGTTTTAAAGCATGCCCAAATCAATAGGCCATCCAATGTGATCACCCTACCGCTTAAAGCTAAAGGAACAGAAAAACGTTCAATTAGCTTCCTTCTGCTTAAAGTTTGGCTCTCAAAATACTAAACCAGAGGGATACACCATTGATGGTATATTAGAAATTGGTTCTCAAATTATTGTCATAGTCACAGCTATGCCACATGCCCAAAGTCTCAACTTGTCATTGTAATGTCTTTCTTTTTGACAAATAAAGCTATGGACCTATGGAGGAGAAAACTATGTTAATATAAGAAATCATCTCATTTGAAGTTTGCCTCTCAAACTGGAGGATTAAACTATAGACGTTAACTTGGTAATCTAGTTCTCAAACTATGAAAGGTTAGCAAAAATAAGACAGAAGACCGAAAAGGAAACAGAGGACGAAAGATACATGTAGATTGATTTCTATATCTTCCTTGAAAGACCAAGTTTATTGAGCATACTAGGAAATTAGATATTCATGCAAGGGTAGTGGAATCACCAAGTGACAAATGCAGCTCGATTAAGACGGTCATCTCGCCCCTTTCCCCACAGCTGATGCTCTATCATCCAAGCTTCAAATTGATGAATAACTTCTTTAAATGGAATAGCAGTATCATGCCACACACTGCAAAACTATATATCTGCATCACTCTACCATATGGAAAGCAGAAGTAACATAGGGAAAACATTTCTTTTAAATGTATAGCTGCATAGGGAATCTGATGAAGTCCTAGAATATATTATGACAATGCATTCCATTGCAGTTACTCTCAAAAAGCAGATTGGAGTATTATGAAATAATGATAATAGAAGAAAAATTCAGTAATTTCCTAGTTACATAAGagaatttgtttcttcttttttaaaaagATAGCTGTGGTGACCGCCATAAAATCTTCACAGTGAGACACCTAAGTTATGGTGACAGCTGCAGTGGCAGCAACCATAGTGATATAGTAATAGACAGATGGATGACAGCAATGAAAGTTGTTGTGTCAGTGACACAAACATTAGAATATTTTTTGAAGTTAATGCaccattttttaatatataaataagaATTTTATTAATAGATTAAGATTATACAGCGAGGAGAATACGGCATCTCCTTAGCAAAATCCAAAAAATCCAGATAAAAAACATAGAAAAAAAACCTGAAAACTAGAAAACGCAAATAAAACCAGCATAACCTAACAGTCCAACACACAATGCCAATAGCCctgaatatcagaaaagctcacccccttaaaTTCCCCtgccccacacaccaaagagaagacaaataatgtatcttttctCAAACAAGCAAATGCGATGACTTCTTCCCTCGAAAAATATGCTGAAGTTGATGCACCATTAATTGGCAATTATGGATTAATAACGTACATTGGATAATATGGTGAATTCAAACATTAGTTTGATATGCCACTACCAATAAATTCTCTGCCATGcacctatttaaaaaaaaaaaaaaaattgaaaacaataCAGAAAGAAATACGGCTTCAGGATGCCATTGCAGGTTCATTATGGCATTTCAGTATCAACTATATCAGCGGTTGCCTATTTTTGCATGAATCTATCATATCAGCCAGTACACAAAACATACCTGTGAAATAAGCAAATGAAAGGAAGTAACTCCATAATCAAGTAGAATTTCATGAATGTAATTTCATGGTATTGAGATTGAGAATCTATCAAGAAAGTGGTAATATTTAAGTTAAATTAGTTATGCAACAGTTCTTGAGTCAATAAACTGCACCCTGTCTGCACAATTGGGTTAAATTTTAACCAAATATTAAACTCGAGCTCTGTTTTAGTCCAAGCAAATTAAGTACATACCGATCGACTCCAAATTTTCCATATTTTCCTTCaatatattcatttattttttgctCACTCATTTCTGAAGGTCTGACAAACCTGTAAAAAGAACATGGCCAAAAAAAAGAATAACATATATGTCtgtctgaaaaaaaaaaaaaaaaaaggcttcttAGCTGCGAATAATTAGTCCAATCAAACATCATAAAAGGCAATAAGCCAATAATGAAAAAGCAATTCAATATTATGAGTTAGAACTACAGCAACAATCTAACTGAATGGACAAAAGATGAAAAAGACCATAAAAAAGCAATAAAGAAAATGCAGCtcaatataattaattaaaaccACAGCAACAATCTCGCAGAAAGGGAAAAAAGTTGAAAAGACATCTACAGTGTAGTATACCACTAAAATGATTACTCCTCCATGCATAACTTATGGTCAcagctccttttttttttttcaagttaaaATTTATATCTTGGTAGCTTTCAATCCTTTTATTGTCCTAATAATTTTACCCCATTGTGATGGCATGTAAGGTGTGAACCAATGTGGATAGTGCTCCATATAGTGCTtcttgtagatattttgaattaTCCCACAATGGAAAGATCTGTTTTTTGCACTATAAGTGGGCATTTTCTTACACTAACTGAATGAGGTGATATTGTTCCTGAAATTCAAATGCTTCAAATGGATCCGATGTTTATTTTTCGTTGCAGTAGTATTGCTGATGcatagccaatattttcaaatataaatgGGCCATTTTTGGTTTCACATATAATATCCTCACACTTCAAAACGGAATATAAAATCATTAATTGCACCCCTACTGAAAATTGTATAATTAGAGTAGAACCTGTGAAAAAAATTGACAACATCCATGGTTTTTGCATTAATCATCACAACTGGAAACTCAAGAATCTCAACTTTCCCCTCCAAATCAAGCACTAGAAAAAAGTCCAGGTGCTGAGAGCGTATATGCTTGAATTCATTGGTATTTGCTTGAAGCTCCACAGAGCAactgtgattgaatttttctagATGAATAGGATCATCCATCTGCAGGACAAAGAAACCATCATTAAAACTCAGAACCTcacatattttaaatttaaattaacatccACCTAAAGTTACTGTGTATATGAATACCATTGAAAGAAATTTTAGTGAATTGAAAGAAAACTGACAATGCACAGCTTAAAAGACAGGAATGACATTGATATAAACTATTTTCTAACTTAATCATGcaagcaaaaaagaaaaatccaggTATCACAATTCcctagtgtacaagaagagggtaagcaacccccagggtgtggttcaggtggtagtgtgggctgcgggagtgcctctcatgaggtcaggtgttcaaaccctcctggaCTCATTTTCgcccctgaactcctgaatttaccctccctttggagttgtggggtcaacttcaagggacgCAGAATTAGTcacatggaccgtaaaacggacacgtggatacccggtgcgtaatccaaaagaaaaaaagaagagggTAAGCAGAAATTGACTTACTGCAAATGATCTACTTTTGGCTTTGGCATATTCTTCAAAATAGAAGATGCAATCATATCCAGAGTGTGACAAGACAAATGAACAACTTGTAAGTTAAAGCAGGGGcattattgttggaattggtgtattcccaagaggggggtgaattgggtattaaaaatttatttctaagtttatccaaatcagcagtagtaatacacaatctagggtctgtctatataatcgTAAACCCAATCAACATATGTACAGCATATAATGAATCagacatacaacatacatgtgttgaaaacgaaagtgctgaaaataaattgtggaaatataaatacacgcacgatatgttatcgggattcggccaatactccatacgtccccgcctcagctcgcaagcccgagaattaccactattactcatttaacgggtggagcagtaccgtttacaaccaggtcaaattatcaggactgacctcaacctttacacgctctccttacggggcggagaaggccctagggcAAATGCACAGgattgaccccaacctttacaatccaCTCCTTAACAGGGCAGATTAtaccctcttcaggcccacgcctggaatacaatcaactagctcaatttttgcgtacaaataaagttacttctaatacaagtagattatgtaccaaaacgcacaagcaataactaatgcacttccaaatgatagatctaaaagctcagtgaagatatgtgaACCTACTCTCAAGATATTGTTAATGtacaatcaaagtgtgagagtgcgCTACaacaatatctttgaaacaatatatatcaatatatcaataacaaatagagtttcaaagattttcaagagaaagatcaaatatctcaaaatgattttcaaaaactttaagcacaagatatcttataaaccaagcttgccaaaaatatttacttcacaacacaagacaagatTAAGAGTCTTGTaatcaaaatgcaaagactcacaagctagcaagattttccccacacaataaatttaagaactaaatctatggggaaaatttttggttaactctcttttagaaaatcaacaatcaacacaacaatgagagtttaAACAGTGTAGGATGACttaaaatactctcactcaaataggTTTTGCAAAAGAATGATCAAAGAATGAGTATATGAGTTGTGTATGAAGAAAAGACTCaaaaaaattcagagaaaattttcttaatcaaactccctaatctttttttaatctttgcaaatgaacccatatatatagccaCTCATAAAATTTTGCCCGTTGGGACACaagggtaatatttaaaattgcttAAATcatgtttaacaaaaataaccctaatttacaataattaaccCGCGGTAaattttggccaacccgagagctTTGGTCACCTGAaccttgggttcggtcgcccgaacaaacacatgaCGAAAAGTGCAATTTTGAAGTTCATGTGTCCGAAGAGAACTTCGGGTGGTTGAactaaggcgatttccaaactgCTCGAGGTTCAGTTGCCTGGTTGtaagttcggtctaccgaacttgaggattcgatcgcccgaggttaatttgaacatgaagttcgggcgcccggggaAGGTAGAAAAGTCAGTATtatatgtttggtcgaccgaggacactcagttcaatttggtttaGTAGCCCGACccaagtcaaccttctgacttttcaaccattcggtcgaccgaggcatttttaacgtgcctggtttggtcgcccgaatcccttttaattttaagttttaggtcctgttttgagtttaaagttacgtgtagggacctagggtctatctaaggtctagGCCTTTTTAATTTAAcctaaaaacctagcgtcggtcaaccgaagtcttgtctaaggtctttgagcttatagtttcTACTATGCATGTcatgtattaattattacagactttgagttattattacagacccaaatgacaaatataaaaatacaacttaaaataaacgAAAACTTCATGCTTTGCACCTCTGTAATTTCATGGAATTCGCCGAAAGATGTGCTCCTTTAAttgcttctcggcttccatttctcatttatcatccgtgcttagaaaagtaaacatgttcatacacttagcacacagatgagatactgtggtttgtcataatcaaaacaggagacggactcaaaatgtcaacaatTATGATGGAAGAATTGGGCATTATATGCAGAGATACATTGGAGTAGTACGTGAGGGATGAAGAGAATAATTGGATGGATGGTGATGCAAAATTCCTATACGGGAAACAAATAAAGCACAAGGATACTAATATGACACTCTGAAgaaaccaaagaaagaaaaaacaaggAAAGAGCTCAATTATGGAATGTTGACCAAGTCATTTCAGTAGGTACTCCTTCAAAGATGATCAGATAATCAGCATTTCTCCATTTTATGTTGCAAAATATGCAGATGCAGCAAGACAGGATATAAGACAACTTAAATATTGACATAACTACTACATGAATTTCCAAGGCAGTGTAAGAAGTTGAAAATACTGATATCAAGGTTCATGACAACCACCTATTTTCACAGCCCCATGACTCACTATCCTTAGGATTATGCCATCACCCAGCTTAACAACCATAAGCACTTGCATTGGTTTCCCTTTTTTGTTTAATTTGGACATCAACATGAATTGGAGGCTTGGGTATAGTTTCTTTAGCTATTAAAAATAAGAACAAATATTTGCAGAATAAAATCACAAAATGGCATAAAATTGTCCCATGAGACCTGTAAATGTGTTAAATTACCAATTTGCCTCAGATTATGAAATTAGCCTGCATTGAACTTGCATGCACATAGTTATGAACTAATTGTTTACAATCTTATATTTGCATCCTTGCAAAAGGTCAGACTTGTAGTGCACAATTGTGGAGACGTGAGGTGGGTCTCCCTACCAATCCTAATCCTGGGATATTCTAGAGATAGGGTTTGCTAATAAGAGTCCCACACCCTTTAGCCTTTTCCTAAGCTACTCAAGATTCCACCATGTGTTGTTTGTCACTCATGTTCCTTTTTTTTCTCTCCTAACCATGTACCATGACCCCCCTTGGCCCAACAATTTATTGCTTTCTCATTTTTTAAGATTTGGTGTGGCATTCTCTCATTGGaggatgatgacaaacacatgttTTCCTCTTCTCTATAAATAACCCCAACTGTGATTTGGTAGGGTCTTTTGGCACTAGCAACCAAGCTCTCTTTTTCACTTTTTCTCTCCCTCCCTTGCTCACTCTCTTTGAAATCCTCCCAACTTTTGGGGATTCCCTCCAGCCACTATTATTCTTTCACTTGCCACCTGCCACCCTCAAGTATCCTAGGGATTGCTTGGTTCTCCTCTCCAAGCCCTATTCTACAACATCCATTACCTATGTTTCCCCTTTTATAAATCCACTCTACATATAAGAAACAATCCAAGGCTAAtgcagagaaagagagagagtgccCAAGGTTCAATCCATTAATTCCAATTTCTATTTAAtattttatgccaaatttgatggGAGACATAGCAATCCTAAACATATAGGATCCAATAAAAATGGTATTTCATGGaaatttttttcacataaaatttCTCTAACAAAATAATGTAATTGGCATGTTAGAAATGATTTAatgacatttttgaaaatgtGTTGATTTGTTAAAGAcatcttgattttttttcttcaGCTAGCACATTAACCTTGGAGACCATTTCGTTGGAGAGAAGAGGAAAGAATAGACGAGAAAATAAATGTGTTTCTCCCCACTTCTCTTGTTTGGTTGACATAACCTGGAGAGATGAGAAAAGAAGTGGAGAGGGTAAAAGGTGAAAATATGGGCTCTTAATTTTTCTCCCAATTTGGAGAAATGGAGAGAAATTAGGTAAAAAACCAAAACAAccatagaaattttaaaaactggTTATGTGAGGCACATTCTTGCAAATGATAAATGGATTTTGTATTCTTTCTACATATTTCTCTCCATTTTctcctttatgaaaccaaccaAATAAGGTGGAGcattagttattttttttctcttctcttcacTTCTCTCCAACCAACGGGCTCTAAGAGAGAGAACCTTGTTTCATTACTTCCTCAAACTTCACTAACCCAAATTTCGTTAAGAAAATATTCTACTACGTAGTAGTTTGTACTTCAATAATAAGGTAATATCGTACCATGCCAACAAAATGAATTTATACGTGTGAAAGTTTTAATCAAACACCTGGCATGCATTCCATTGAAGATCATCCAACCACCACCCAAACTCATGAAAACATCTCCAGACGTCAACAAACGACAAACGAGCTGATAAATCACAATCATTAACCAGTGGTGAAGGAATCGATGAGTTTAACGACTCGAAAAATTCCAGAAAATGGAGCGGCAACAAGCCTACCTTGGTGCACTTATCCTGCGTGTAGTACAAGCACATTGGTTTCCACCGGCCGGTCTTCTTGGGGGAAGGAGAAATGACTAAAGGGGAGGAGTCTTGCGATCGGATTGAACCTGAGAGAGTGAAGTTCCGGATTTGGGGGAGCAACAGAGTGAGGGGAGATACAGGAATTGAAGATGAGAAAGACACACTGCACAGAGCAGAAACCCTAGCCAAGGAGAATCTAGAAAATGCCATGGTCGCTTCTCTGTGCAGATTTTTGAGCTTGAGTTCGGACGAAGCTTTATTTGGGATTTTTAaaggtataaatatatatacgttGGTGGTTTCGCCGCTTTCACCGCGACGGAGAGCACagaaaaattgaattggggatgGGAAAACAGTTTCTATTTTTTAAGTCTAACTTAAGAATTATTAAAACTgtcatattatttttaattttttataaaatataaaaaattaaaatgtaaataaatagtttgaattttataaaaaaaagaaaagaaaaggaaactgTTGTAAAagatgcagaaaaataaatagagacaagacaaaaattttacgtggttcagctaTATCTACTACATGGGCGAATGAGATAAAAAACTTCATTATGTTAAAAGGAATTGGAAGATGATTTAGAACTGGTCTTATACAAAATATTTCTCTTCTTTCTATCCTTCATCTTCTCGCATCATTTTTATAAGATGCACACTTTaagttttatttatatatatcaaaatgagagggagagagagcccttttatagggcaataaagATAACACATAATTTTATAGTAGTGAAAATGAAGGGGCACATAATTTGTGGTGGTGGAAAATGAAGGGGTGACAATCATTAATTTTTATACTTTTCCTAATACTCCTccttggatgtcacccatatattaattCCTTCTAATAAAATCTTTAAGATGTTTCATTCCGataagatgaaccaatttcttgaatgttgtagtagacAAAGTTTTTGTGAACAAATttactagattatcacttgatcgaatCTGCTAAACAtatatatcaccattcttctagagtttatgtgtatagaagaattttggagagatatactttgttctgtcaccctttatgtatcct
It encodes the following:
- the LOC131155030 gene encoding uncharacterized exonuclease domain-containing protein At3g15140 isoform X2 gives rise to the protein MAFSRFSLARVSALCSVSFSSSIPVSPLTLLLPQIRNFTLSGSIRSQDSSPLVISPSPKKTGRWKPMCLYYTQDKCTKMDDPIHLEKFNHSCSVELQANTNEFKHIRSQHLDFFLVLDLEGKVEILEFPVVMINAKTMDVVNFFHRFVRPSEMSEQKINEYIEGKYGKFGVDRVWHDTAIPFKEVIHQFEAWMIEHQLWGKGRDDRLNRAAFVTCGNWDLKTKIPQQCKVSRMKLPAYFLEWINIKDVYLNFYKRRATGMMTMMKELQMPLLGSHHLGIDDTKNIARVLQRMLADGALMKITARRNPDSPENVEFLFKNRIR
- the LOC131155030 gene encoding uncharacterized exonuclease domain-containing protein At3g15140 isoform X3; this encodes MAFSRFSLARVSALCSVSFSSSIPVSPLTLLLPQIRNFTLSGSIRSQDSSPLVISPSPKKTGRWKPMCLYYTQDKCTKMDDPIHLEKFNHSCSVELQANTNEFKHIRSQHLDFFLVLDLEGKVEILEFPVVMINAKTMDVVNFFHRFVRPSEMSEQKINEYIEGKYGKFGVDRVWHDTAIPFKEVIHQFEAWMIEHQLWGKGRDDRLNRAAFVTCGNWDLKTKIPQQCKVSRMKLPAYFLEWINIKDVYLNFYKRRAGFEVEHLLFGPCYKVCPNSACPIDRRNSEYIALSENKPKTEPWPLE